A single region of the Syngnathus acus chromosome 6, fSynAcu1.2, whole genome shotgun sequence genome encodes:
- the irf7 gene encoding interferon regulatory factor 7 isoform X1, whose product MERPHKPPFASWLIEQVNSGQYEGLCYVAPNRIRIPWKHNSKSDCSDVDTQIFHEWAVVSGKISVYPNNKAKWKTNFRCNLNNLEQHFKLIEDNSKTTYPHKIYEIINTKSTEENKHFNAVFVSKQQQFANNTTALEPGCHLLGGCLTEYFQYPTVQRNNFSDAIVKNAVPPLQVNPYLSYKNIDLEVSIHYKNRQMLKTRVNTARLQLHYFQEACENNSYPLCFPTTEGLRDHKQIEYTNRILNSIQRGLLLEVHESGIYGIRQDTCRMFASIEKPSMAQAHPKKLPQNTKMELFNFQKFCYELNEFKENKGGSPNYTITICFGEMFPDGKPLEKKLIVVQVVPLIFQNFHEMALSEGASSLNSANISLQLSHNSLYDFISSQLSPPTTEFSQQSCGDFGP is encoded by the exons ATGGAACG CCCTCATAAACCACCGTTTGCCAGCTGGCTCATAGAGCAAGTGAATTCAGGCCAGTATGAGGGTTTGTGCTACGTCGCTCCAAACAGAATCCGAATTCCCTGGAAGCACAACTCCAAAAGTGACTGCAGTGATGTCGACACTCAAATCTTTCAT GAATGGGCGGTTGTCAGTGGTAAAATCAGTGTTTACCCGAATAATAAGGCCAAATGGAAAACCAACTTTCGTTGTAACCTGAACAACCTCGAGCAGCACTTCAAATTGATTGAAGATAACTCCAAGACTACATACCCTCATAAAATCTATGAGATTATCAACACTAAGA gcacagaagaaaataaacacttcaatgctgtttttgtctccaaaCAGCAGCAATTTGCGAATAACACTACAGCCTTAGAGCCTGGTTGTCATCTGTTAG GCGGGTGTTTAACAGAATATTTCCAATATCCAACCGTCCAGAGAAACAATTTCAGTGATGCAATTGTTAAGAATGCTGTTCCTCCTTTACAAG TAAATCCATACCTATCTTATAAGAACATTGACTTAGAGGTCTCCATCCACtacaaaaatagacaaatgTTAAAGACTAGAGTGAACACAGCCCGTCTCCAACTCCACTACTTCCAAGAAGCTTGTGAGAACAACTCCTACCCTCTCTGCTTTCCCACCACTGAAGGCCTGCGGGACCACAAACAG ATTGAGTACACCAACCGCATCCTCAACAGCATCCAGAGAGGTCTACTTCTTGAAGTCCATGAGTCTGGCATTTATGGAATCAGGCAGGACACTTGCCGCATGTTTGCTAGCATTGAGAAACCCAGCATGGCTCAAGCGCACCCGAAAAAATTACCCCAAAACACTAAAATGGAGCTCTTTAATTTTCAAAAGTTTTGTTATG AACTAAACGAGTTTAAGGAGAACAAGGGAGGCTCACCTAACTATACTATCACAATATGTTTTGGAGAAATGTTCCCGGATGGCAAACCACTGGAGAAGAAGCTCATAGTAGTCCAG GTGGTCCCGCTGATCTTCCAAAACTTTCATGAGATGGCCCTGAGTGAGGGAGCGTCTTCTCTCAACAGCGCCAACATCAGCCTCCAATTGTCACACAACAGCttatatgattttatttcttctcaACTAAGCCCACCGACAACTGAGTTCAGCCAACAGTCCTGTGGAGATTTTGGTCCCTAA
- the irf7 gene encoding interferon regulatory factor 7 isoform X2, which produces MERPHKPPFASWLIEQVNSGQYEGLCYVAPNRIRIPWKHNSKSDCSDVDTQIFHEWAVVSGKISVYPNNKAKWKTNFRCNLNNLEQHFKLIEDNSKTTYPHKIYEIINTKSGCLTEYFQYPTVQRNNFSDAIVKNAVPPLQVNPYLSYKNIDLEVSIHYKNRQMLKTRVNTARLQLHYFQEACENNSYPLCFPTTEGLRDHKQIEYTNRILNSIQRGLLLEVHESGIYGIRQDTCRMFASIEKPSMAQAHPKKLPQNTKMELFNFQKFCYELNEFKENKGGSPNYTITICFGEMFPDGKPLEKKLIVVQVVPLIFQNFHEMALSEGASSLNSANISLQLSHNSLYDFISSQLSPPTTEFSQQSCGDFGP; this is translated from the exons ATGGAACG CCCTCATAAACCACCGTTTGCCAGCTGGCTCATAGAGCAAGTGAATTCAGGCCAGTATGAGGGTTTGTGCTACGTCGCTCCAAACAGAATCCGAATTCCCTGGAAGCACAACTCCAAAAGTGACTGCAGTGATGTCGACACTCAAATCTTTCAT GAATGGGCGGTTGTCAGTGGTAAAATCAGTGTTTACCCGAATAATAAGGCCAAATGGAAAACCAACTTTCGTTGTAACCTGAACAACCTCGAGCAGCACTTCAAATTGATTGAAGATAACTCCAAGACTACATACCCTCATAAAATCTATGAGATTATCAACACTAAGA GCGGGTGTTTAACAGAATATTTCCAATATCCAACCGTCCAGAGAAACAATTTCAGTGATGCAATTGTTAAGAATGCTGTTCCTCCTTTACAAG TAAATCCATACCTATCTTATAAGAACATTGACTTAGAGGTCTCCATCCACtacaaaaatagacaaatgTTAAAGACTAGAGTGAACACAGCCCGTCTCCAACTCCACTACTTCCAAGAAGCTTGTGAGAACAACTCCTACCCTCTCTGCTTTCCCACCACTGAAGGCCTGCGGGACCACAAACAG ATTGAGTACACCAACCGCATCCTCAACAGCATCCAGAGAGGTCTACTTCTTGAAGTCCATGAGTCTGGCATTTATGGAATCAGGCAGGACACTTGCCGCATGTTTGCTAGCATTGAGAAACCCAGCATGGCTCAAGCGCACCCGAAAAAATTACCCCAAAACACTAAAATGGAGCTCTTTAATTTTCAAAAGTTTTGTTATG AACTAAACGAGTTTAAGGAGAACAAGGGAGGCTCACCTAACTATACTATCACAATATGTTTTGGAGAAATGTTCCCGGATGGCAAACCACTGGAGAAGAAGCTCATAGTAGTCCAG GTGGTCCCGCTGATCTTCCAAAACTTTCATGAGATGGCCCTGAGTGAGGGAGCGTCTTCTCTCAACAGCGCCAACATCAGCCTCCAATTGTCACACAACAGCttatatgattttatttcttctcaACTAAGCCCACCGACAACTGAGTTCAGCCAACAGTCCTGTGGAGATTTTGGTCCCTAA